In Desulfuromonas sp., the genomic stretch AACCGCATTGCCGGCCCGCCGAAAGACCGGCATGTGGCGCAACACCTCGAAGAGAACAACCACCGGCACGATGATCAGCAACAGTTTCAGCCCGAGGGCCAAAGCCCCCCCCACCGCGGTCAACAAGGCATCCATCAGGCGACCCCGATCAGGTGCAGGCCATGCAGGATCAAACCGGCCAGGATGGCGATGGCAAGACGACAGAGGGTAATCGCGCCGGCCCGCACCCCGGTACTGCCGAGGATGGCACCTTCGAGCAACAGGTTATGAGCTATCCCCATCATCAGCCCGCACTGGGTGACCTGCCACGGGGAGAGTTCGAGTGGCACCATAATAGCGATCGCAGCGTAGAGATTGACCAGAAAGGCGGCGACGAAAGCGAAGGCTGCCTCTCCCGGCAGGCCGAACAGAACCATCACCGGGGCACAGACTTCGCCGAGGGAATTCAGCAAGGTTGTCCCCTTGAGAAGGTCGACGACGACATAGATCGGCAGAATCCAGATAATCATCCGGATGGCCGTCTCGAGCCCCGACCGAAACCCGGTGCTCAGCCGGGTTTTGAGATCGGGAATCGCGGGCGCATCGAGCTCGCTGACTTGTTGTTTATTGTCCTGCAATTTCAAACCTTTCCATTCAACCTGACCGCTTGACTAAAAGCCACCGGCTCCACTATAGTTGCTCGCATGCGCGACCTCTTTATAGCCGATGCCCACCTGCGTAATCCGCAGGACGAAAATTACCGCAGACTGCTTTCTTTTCTGTCGCGCCAGGGCGGAGAGATCCGCACCCTCTTCCTGCTCG encodes the following:
- a CDS encoding nucleoside recognition protein; its protein translation is MKLQDNKQQVSELDAPAIPDLKTRLSTGFRSGLETAIRMIIWILPIYVVVDLLKGTTLLNSLGEVCAPVMVLFGLPGEAAFAFVAAFLVNLYAAIAIMVPLELSPWQVTQCGLMMGIAHNLLLEGAILGSTGVRAGAITLCRLAIAILAGLILHGLHLIGVA